The genomic DNA GTCGGGAACAGCTGCGCGTGCACGGACAAGCCGTCGATGGCGGCGATGAGCAACTCGGCGATGTCACCGTCGGCGAGGTCGCTGGTCAGCTGGCCGACACCCCGGACGCCCGCGACCAGGCCGCGGAGATCAGCGAGCAGCTCATCGGCAGCCTCGCGCTGGAACTCGCGCAATGCAGGATTGGACAGCGCCCGCGGCCAGAACGTGATCTCCATCGTGGTCTCGACACTACGGTCGCCGTCGAGGGGCAGATTCTGCATCAACATCGCCCAGAGCCGGCCGAACTCGTCCTTGCCCCGCATGCTGTCCTCGACCCGGTTCCGGAACTCCCGGTGCGTCTTGACGAGGATGGACTGCAGGATGTCGTCCTTGTCCTGGAAGTAGTGGCTCAGCACGCCATTGGAGTAGCCGGACTCGTGCGCGATGGCGCGGGTGGTGGTGTTGTCGAGGCCGACGCTGTCGATCACACGGATCGCGGCGCGCAAGATCTCCGCCCGGCGTTCGTCGTGGTCGACGATCTTCGGCATCACATCCCCTTGCTGATCGGCTGGACCGAGTCTAGGGGTTGGCCGAAGTCACGTCCTCAGTGTGCACCGCACCGGCCGCCACCCAACGGCTTTCACTGCCCGTAGGCCAGCGCAGCTGCCTGGGCGGCCACCGCGTCCAGGTCACCGTCGGTCAGCAGCGCCGGTGTGCCCAGGGTGTTCGCCGCCAGGTAGACGTCGCAGAGCCACTCGAGCAGGCAGGCATGTTCGACGGCCTCCCCGAGGGATCCGGCGCTGCTCACCGCACCATGGTTGCGCATCAACACGGTGCCGAACCCGTCGGCGACGGCGTTGCCGACCGCCACGGCCAGCTCGTCGGAGCCGAACAGCAGGTAGGGCACGGTCGGCACCCGGCCACCGAGGCGGCGGAGGTTGTAGTGCACCAGCGGCATCTGGTCACACACCAGGCCGACGGCCACAGAACTGCGGCCGTGGGTGTGCACCACTGCGCCCGCACCGGTGCGCGCGTAGACACCCAGATGCAGCCCGATCTCCGACGACGGTCTGGCCCCCTCCAGCACCTCCCCGGCATGGGTGACGATCGTGATGTCCTCGGCGACGGCGTCTTCGAGGCGCAGCCCCGAGCGGGTGATCAGCACCAGGTCGTCGGTGCGGACACTGACATTGCCGGCACCCGCCAGCGCCACCCCGTGGCCGGCGAGTTCGCGGCACCGTGCGGCCACCTCGGCACGCGCACTCCGGTCAGGCACGCGGATGACGTTGCCGGAGTGCGGCGAAGGCACCGTCGAGACCGGTGAGCGCCATGTCCAGATCGTCCGGCGTCGTGGCCGCCGACACGAACCAGTTGTGCTTGGGGTGTACGTACACCCCCCGCGCTTGCGCCTCGGCGCTGAATGCGGTGGCCAGCTGGTAATCGGTGTCGTCGACAAACAACAGGTTCGGCATCTGGGCGGGTCCGGTGTAGTGAATGTCGAAGCCCCACCTGCTCGCACTGTCGGCGATGCCGGAGCTCAGTTGCAACCCGACCTCCCGCATCCGGGCCACCGCATCGCGACTGCCGAGCTCGGTAATGGTCGCCAGCCCGGCGGCCATGGCCACCGCCCCCATCCAGAAGGAGCCCGTCACGAAGATGCTGCCTGCCGCGTCGCGGTAACGATCGGTTCCGGTGACCGCCGCCAGCGGGTAGCCGTTGGCGATCGCTTTGCTCCAGGGGGTCAGATCCGGGTGCACCCCCAGCGGTTCCCAGCTGCCGCCGTGGTGCAGACGGAACCCGGCACGGACGTCATCGAGGATCAAGGCCGCGCCGATGGTGTCGCAGTAGGCCCGCACCTCACGGGCGAACGACGGTTCGACCAGTTCCTGGTCGAACCCGGCGTCATGCCGGAACGGGCTGACGATGATGGCGGCAACGTCGTCGGCGTGCTCCCCTACCGCGGCGCGGATCGAGGCGATGTCGTTGTAGTCGTATTCCAGCAGATTCGCCCGGTCGGCCGCGGTGACACCGGCCGGGAACGGCGTGCACCACGGCGCAGCACCGTGATACGCGCCCCTGGCCACCAGGATCATGGCGCGGCTGGTGTGGGCGCGGGCGATGGTGCAGCACATGGTGGTGGCGTCGGTACCGTTCTTGGCGAACATCACCCAGTCCGCGTGCGCGACGGTGCGCACCAGCGTCTCCGCCAGCTCGACCATGACCGGCGCCGCACCGTTCACGCAATCACCCTGTCGCCGTTGCTGTTCGGCGGCTGCCTCGACTGCGGGGTCCTGGTGGCCGAGAATCACCGGTCCCCAGCTGCACATCAGGTCGACGTACTCGTTGCCATCGACGTCCCACAGGCGTGCACCGCGGGACCGCGCGATGTATTGCGGAATCGCCGGGAAGGCGCGCATGTCGAGGTGGCCGTACATCCCGTTGGGCACGACGGCACCTGCGCGCCGGCGCAGCTCGCTGTCGGCACTGCGCTGTCGCAGGTCGGTGCCGACGTTCAGATCGGTGGTCACAGGTTCTCCTTCTCGAGGCGCTCACGGATACGGTGCACAGCCGGGGTGTCGACGGCTGCGAGCACGCTCAGCACACCGTCCAGGTTCTCGATGCCGGCATCCGAGCCCAGCCCGGTGGCGACCAAAGCCCCACAGGCACAGCCGATCAGCGCAGCGTCGGCCGGATCGCAGCCCACCAGGAGGCCGGTGATCATGCCGGCGTTGAACGAATCGCCGCAGCCGGTGGTGTCGACGACGGTGGTGGGCAGAGCGGGCACCGACACGGGCGCAGCGTCGGGCATCACGATGATCGCGCCCTCGGCACCGACCGTGACCGCGACGGCACCGACTCCCCGCGCCAGCAGGCTGTGCGCTGCGGCGACGAGGTCGTGGATCCCGGTGAGCCCGCGCAGTTGCTGGTCATTGGGCAGGAACCAGTCCACCAGCGGCAGTACCGGAGCCAGCAGATCCAGCGTGTCCGGCCTGCCGGGATACAACAGGTCCATGTAGATCGGTGTGCCTGCCGCACCGACGGCCTCGAACAGGTCGAGCCCATCTGAATTCAGCAGCAGCGGAGTGGTTTCCGGGCCGCCGAACAGGACGGCGTCGGCGGCCATGAGAGCAGCGGAATCGACCTCCGAAGCGCTCAGCGTGGCCATCGCGCCAGGAACGTGCAGGGCCGGTCGTTCACCATTGGGGCGGATGGGCAGGATGGTAGACGCGGTGACCGCGCCCGAACGTGGCACCAGCCCGGTGGTGTCGATGCCGTGGGACTGCAGTTGCATGGCGAGCAGGCGACCCAGGAGATCGTCGCCGATGGCGCCGAACGACGAGACGGAATGTCCCAGCTTGGCCAGGTCGACGGCCGCCCCGCCACCGGTTCCGGCCACGGTGGCCCGGATTTCGTCGAGCACGACACTGCCCTGCCCCTCCGGAATGCCCGATACCGGTCGGCCGAGGATGTCCACGATGTGCGGACCGAGCACCGCAACAGTGCCCAGGATGGTGGAGTCGTTCTGGCCCATCGACTTTCACCCCTGCACGGAAGGCGCCGGAGCGGGGTCGAAGTCGACCACCGCGTCCCGTCTCATGCGGTGGACCACGAACCCGGCGACGAAGGCCAGGGGAATCAGGAACGGCAGCAAGTTGGGGATCACGTCTTCGGTGCCGGTGAGCACCGAGTAGTTGGCGATGATCAGACCGGTGGCGGTCAGCAGCCCCAGCGCACCGATAGCGGGTGCCACCAACGTCTTCCACACATGACCGTCCTTACGCCGGCGGAAGAACACCACCACGGTCACCGCGACCACGCCCTGCATGGCGACGATACCGACAGTGAACAGGCCGCCCAGGCTGGTGTAGATGCCGAGGTACGGGTCGGCGCCGACCACCACGAAAACAACCAGGAGAACGGCCGTCAGAATGGACATGGCCTCACTGGCCCGCGCGGGGCCCTGGTAGCGGGGGTGCAGGGCCCCCAACGCTTTCGGCATGGTTCCCTGGGATCCCATGGTCTGCAGGTAGCGGGTGGTCGCGTTGTGCAGGGCCACCAGCGATGCCAGCAGGCTGGTGCAGAAGAAGATCTGCATCAGCGCGGTGAGCCAATCGCCACCCTGCTCCCCCGACAGCACGAAGAGCAGATCACCTTGGGTCTCCTCGGTGGTGGGAACGATCTGGTTCACTCCCACCGAGCCGACGATGAGCCACACGGTGAAGAAGTAGAACGCGGAGATGACGCCGACGCACAGATAGATAGCGCGCGGCACCGTCTTGCCTGGATTGCGTGCCTCGTTGGCGTAGATGACGGCGGACTCGATCCCGATGAACGACGTGAAGGCGATCATCAAGGCCGGGCCGATGCTGCCGGAAAACACCTGTTCAGGCGCAAATATGTCCAGGGGCAGCGCGGCCAGTCCGCTGTGCGCGAGGATCAGGATGTCGAGGATCACCAGCATGGCGAACTCGGCGAAGATGAGGATCAACAGCACCTTGGCGCTGAGATCGGCCGCGTGTCTGCCGAGTAGTCCGACTATCAGCAATGCGGCCACCGAGTACACCCACCACGGCAGGTCCACGCCGTAGTCCAGGGCGATGACATCGACGAAATAGCCTGCAGCTGTGGTGATTGCGATGGTTCCGGAGCCGTAGGCCAAGGTGGTTGCGTAAGCCGCGCCCAACCCGGCGCCGGGCCCGAAGCCGGCGTGGACGTACCGGGCGAACCCGCCGCCACCGGGCACCGCCCGGTTGATGGCAACATAGCCGGCGGCAAAACACCCCAGCACCAGGCCCGCGACCAGGAAGATGATGGGCAGCCCCGCCCCGTTTCCCAGCGTGAAGCCGATCGGGGTGTTGCCGATCATGGAGCCCAAGGGGGCGGCGCAGGCCACCACGAGCAGCGAGACCTTGATGGGTCCCATGTTGGCCCGGAACTGCGGCTGGCCCGGTGCAGTCTGAGCATTCGGTGTGGGTAGTGACATGTGTTGTCTCCCAGGGGAACTTGCAGCGTACGGGGATGGCCAAGCGGCCGGGGACACGGTTCGGGTCCGGCCGCTCATCGTCGACGGCACAGGCCCGCCGGCCCGGCCCCGCAGTGCGGGCCGCAGCCGTGAAAGTTACTTTAGACGGACGTCCGAAATAGAACAACGGTTTGCCCGAATTCGTAACGTGGGCGAAACCGACCGCGCCCAGCACGCCATGAACGCACGCACCGATGCTGCGCGAGAGTGAGAGCAGACCGCGACGGGTCTCACACCACCAGGTTGACCAGACGGCCGGGCACCACGATGACCTTCTTCGGCTCCGCGCCGGCCAGGAACGCCAGCACCTTCTCATCGGCCCGCGCCAGCTGCTCCACCGCACTCTTGTCGGCGTCGGCGGGCACCGTGATGCGCCCGCGCACCTTGCCGTTGACCTGGACCGGGTATTCGACCGTGTCCTCCACCAGGTAGGCCGGGTCGGCCACCGGGAACGGGCCGTGGGCCAGAGACCCCTCGTGACCCAGCCGCTGCCACAACTCCTCGGCGAGATGGGGCGCCAACGGAGCGACCATCAACACCAGGGGTTCCAGCGCCGCGCGGGCACTCACCACCTCCTTGGTGAGGTGGTTGGTGTACTCGATCAACTTGGCCGCGGCGGTGTTGTTGCGCAGATGCGCGTAGTCGTCGGTGACGCCGTCGATGGTCCGGTGCAGCACCTTGAGTGTGGCATCGTCGAGCTCGCCGTCGGTGACCCGGGCGGCTCCCGTCGCCTCGTCGACCACCAGGCGCCACACGCGCTGCAGAAAGCGGTGCGCCCCAACAACATCCTTGGTGGCCCAGGGCCGTGACGCCTCCAGGGGTCCCATCGACATCTCGTAGACACGCAGGGTGTCGGCGCCGTAGTTGTCGCAGATCTCGTCCGGCGACACGGAGTTCTTCAGGCTCTTGCCGATCTTGCCGAATTCCTGGTTGACCTGCTGGCCCTCGTAGTAGAACGCGCCGTCGCGTTCGAC from Mycolicibacterium tokaiense includes the following:
- a CDS encoding APC family permease, coding for MSLPTPNAQTAPGQPQFRANMGPIKVSLLVVACAAPLGSMIGNTPIGFTLGNGAGLPIIFLVAGLVLGCFAAGYVAINRAVPGGGGFARYVHAGFGPGAGLGAAYATTLAYGSGTIAITTAAGYFVDVIALDYGVDLPWWVYSVAALLIVGLLGRHAADLSAKVLLILIFAEFAMLVILDILILAHSGLAALPLDIFAPEQVFSGSIGPALMIAFTSFIGIESAVIYANEARNPGKTVPRAIYLCVGVISAFYFFTVWLIVGSVGVNQIVPTTEETQGDLLFVLSGEQGGDWLTALMQIFFCTSLLASLVALHNATTRYLQTMGSQGTMPKALGALHPRYQGPARASEAMSILTAVLLVVFVVVGADPYLGIYTSLGGLFTVGIVAMQGVVAVTVVVFFRRRKDGHVWKTLVAPAIGALGLLTATGLIIANYSVLTGTEDVIPNLLPFLIPLAFVAGFVVHRMRRDAVVDFDPAPAPSVQG
- a CDS encoding class II aldolase/adducin family protein; its protein translation is MPDRSARAEVAARCRELAGHGVALAGAGNVSVRTDDLVLITRSGLRLEDAVAEDITIVTHAGEVLEGARPSSEIGLHLGVYARTGAGAVVHTHGRSSVAVGLVCDQMPLVHYNLRRLGGRVPTVPYLLFGSDELAVAVGNAVADGFGTVLMRNHGAVSSAGSLGEAVEHACLLEWLCDVYLAANTLGTPALLTDGDLDAVAAQAAALAYGQ
- a CDS encoding aminotransferase class III-fold pyridoxal phosphate-dependent enzyme, whose product is MTTDLNVGTDLRQRSADSELRRRAGAVVPNGMYGHLDMRAFPAIPQYIARSRGARLWDVDGNEYVDLMCSWGPVILGHQDPAVEAAAEQQRRQGDCVNGAAPVMVELAETLVRTVAHADWVMFAKNGTDATTMCCTIARAHTSRAMILVARGAYHGAAPWCTPFPAGVTAADRANLLEYDYNDIASIRAAVGEHADDVAAIIVSPFRHDAGFDQELVEPSFAREVRAYCDTIGAALILDDVRAGFRLHHGGSWEPLGVHPDLTPWSKAIANGYPLAAVTGTDRYRDAAGSIFVTGSFWMGAVAMAAGLATITELGSRDAVARMREVGLQLSSGIADSASRWGFDIHYTGPAQMPNLLFVDDTDYQLATAFSAEAQARGVYVHPKHNWFVSAATTPDDLDMALTGLDGAFAALRQRHPRA
- a CDS encoding carbohydrate kinase family protein; this translates as MGQNDSTILGTVAVLGPHIVDILGRPVSGIPEGQGSVVLDEIRATVAGTGGGAAVDLAKLGHSVSSFGAIGDDLLGRLLAMQLQSHGIDTTGLVPRSGAVTASTILPIRPNGERPALHVPGAMATLSASEVDSAALMAADAVLFGGPETTPLLLNSDGLDLFEAVGAAGTPIYMDLLYPGRPDTLDLLAPVLPLVDWFLPNDQQLRGLTGIHDLVAAAHSLLARGVGAVAVTVGAEGAIIVMPDAAPVSVPALPTTVVDTTGCGDSFNAGMITGLLVGCDPADAALIGCACGALVATGLGSDAGIENLDGVLSVLAAVDTPAVHRIRERLEKENL
- a CDS encoding TetR/AcrR family transcriptional regulator, with protein sequence MPKIVDHDERRAEILRAAIRVIDSVGLDNTTTRAIAHESGYSNGVLSHYFQDKDDILQSILVKTHREFRNRVEDSMRGKDEFGRLWAMLMQNLPLDGDRSVETTMEITFWPRALSNPALREFQREAADELLADLRGLVAGVRGVGQLTSDLADGDIAELLIAAIDGLSVHAQLFPTRLPAGYQQELMRAQLTALGFAVSEA